The genomic segment GCCTCACGTGTCCTGGACTGTCTTTCTCACATGACCCGTGTGTTTGTCCCCGTGATCAGCGCTCCCATCTCCGTAAATCGGCGTcgttgagaatttttttttttcccccgccGCAGGAAGCTTCATGGATCTGCTGGATCAGAGTCTGGACAGCTCGGCGAGGTGAGGACACTCCGCCGGCCGCTTCCTGCTCGGCCTAAAGCCCGTCTGCCTGCTCGGATGTCTCCATGTGGACCCCCCCAGGCcaccttccttccctccttcctccttctgcagctgaTAACTTTTAACATCTGTGCGTCGCTTTGCTGTGACCCAGACTGACAGTCCGGCTCTGTGCAAACCggctttctgcagcttttctgcagACTGTGCGCCTTtttgcccaaaaaaaaaaaagaaaaaaaaaaaaaagaaagaaatctccAACTTCacatctgttgttttatttactccacaaaaaaaaaaaaaaaaaaatacaaatgcacagCAGCCCCTTCCGCCCTCATTCATCCTCCTTAAGATTAAATAATGCCTAATTAACTAAATAATAACTGTTTGTTATCAGAATGATCACTTTGagaagtttgtcttttttcttgtcCGGCAAATGAAGCCGAGTAGTTTTTTAGCTTTAACGGTCAATATGCCGTTAAATTCTCCTCCTGATAGTTACAGAAAACATGAAATCTGTCAGAGTatgtttcactttatttatgTCTTATCCATCATGGCCACATGTGGCCGCCTGGGGGCGCCCTTCAGCCACAACtggatacacagacacacacggatgGATGATAAATTGTCGTATTTCTGAGAAATGAGTGTTTTGGGTGCAGCTTCTAATTgactcacagttttttttttttcttctctttctgtttgcagtCACGACAAACAGGAATCAGAGGAGGTGGTGCAGTTACAGGAAGGTGGGAGGACGACGTCCCCTAAAAACAAATTCTTTTctaaaaattaatgaaaaaaaaaaaaaaagtggtgcgAATTTAAGGTTTGCACTTTATAATGCACTGGACATTAAGCTGTgtaaaccatttttttttttttaatggttctATGTTGGTGAGCGTCACAGATCTGAAACATGTCcacctgtgtgttgtgttgcagggGAGGTCGTGGGGACGGAGGAGCAGACTGCAGTGACCATCACTGGCGTCCCGCAGGCTGCGTTCACTGACCACAATGTGCAGTACCAGTTTCGCACAGAGAACAACGGAGGACAGGTGAGCAACGGGGAGCGTCCCATccgcaacacaacaacacaacagccgTCTCTAACCTGCGGCCTGCGCTCCGTCCTCAGGTGACCTACCGTGTGGTCCAGGTGACCGATGATCTCGAGGCGACGGCCGATGGGGCCGGAGCCGTGAGCGTTGTCTCCACTGCAGCGTTCGCTGGAGCGTCTCAAGCTGTAGCTCAGGTGAGTTAACGCACCGGTGACTCGgctggttgtaaaaaaaaaaaaaaaaaagtccagttGTGCTGAAATCAATGAGAAAATGGCTccacttctcacttgattttattacctctgtaaatgttttcctaatgagtttatggtcccGTCTGTAGTTTGAAGTCTTTTTGAATACAATACGATGTTTATCTTTTAAATGACGGtgccatttagaggaaaatagaccataaaccagtgtgattgacagcctCGACCACACAATCAGGACAAGATAGTGAGCAGGTCAGACCCATCTTCTCCTTCAAACACCATTTCTTCTGCTTTCAAAGACACCAAGATGGTGACGGCAAATGACAAATTCAAAGTTTCTAAACAGCAGCTCCCAAAAccagccaattttttttttaacagttgtCTTGAAACACTTTGACTTGATTTCCTCAAAGTTACGGTGATGAAACGCAGCAACACTGTTTATTATACACAAGTCATTAACTGTTTGACCGACCCGTCCCTGCCAGGCCGTCATCCAGAACCCCTTCAGTAACGGGGGCAGTCCCGTGGCTGAGACCGTGGGCGGCGAGACACGTTTTGCTTATTTCCCAGCCGCCACCGTCAGCGATGGAACAGCCACGGCCGTGTCGGTGCAGGCCACCGCCGACCCAACCATCACGCAGGCAGGAGGTGAGCAAGCGCATCCAGAGACGGGACAAGACTTTTACTTCAAAGTCgacattttcttttgaatcGTGTCTTTAAATCCAGGTCAGTTTTACGTGATGATGAGCCCCCCCGAGGTGCTGCAGACGACGACCCCTCGCACCATCgcaccacgcacacacacctacacagcGTGAGTACAAAACACAGTCACGCTGGCATCACTCCGGAAACTACCTGACCACCTTAACTCTCTCCCACGTGTTCAGTGGACTGACGTCACGGTGGATTGGACCTTCTTTGCCTTCTTCTGTCCCTTTTTGCTTTGAatgatttgttttgtcattttgtgtgcaaatgaaattacaaaaagagaaaa from the Echeneis naucrates chromosome 11, fEcheNa1.1, whole genome shotgun sequence genome contains:
- the usf2 gene encoding upstream stimulatory factor 2 isoform X1, with the protein product MDLLDQSLDSSASHDKQESEEVVQLQEGEVVGTEEQTAVTITGVPQAAFTDHNVQYQFRTENNGGQVTYRVVQVTDDLEATADGAGAVSVVSTAAFAGASQAVAQAVIQNPFSNGGSPVAETVGGETRFAYFPAATVSDGTATAVSVQATADPTITQAGGQFYVMMSPPEVLQTTTPRTIAPRTHTYTADLDESEMLQHGSSNWKVDGPRAPRDERRRAQHNEVERRRRDKINNWIVTLSKIIPDCSVDSRTGASKGSILYKACDYIRELRQSNQQLQESCKEVERMKMDNDLLRQQIEELKNDNALLRAQLQQHGIELNGDATPQ
- the usf2 gene encoding upstream stimulatory factor 2 isoform X2, whose translation is MDLLDQSLDSSASHDKQESEEVVQLQEGEVVGTEEQTAVTITGVPQAAFTDHNVQYQFRTENNGGQVTYRVVQVTDDLEATADGAGAVSVVSTAAFAGASQAVAQAVIQNPFSNGGSPVAETVGGETRFAYFPAATVSDGTATAVSVQATADPTITQAGGQFYVMMSPPEVLQTTTPRTIAPRTHTYTAKVDGPRAPRDERRRAQHNEVERRRRDKINNWIVTLSKIIPDCSVDSRTGASKGSILYKACDYIRELRQSNQQLQESCKEVERMKMDNDLLRQQIEELKNDNALLRAQLQQHGIELNGDATPQ